Proteins from one Drosophila gunungcola strain Sukarami chromosome 3R, Dgunungcola_SK_2, whole genome shotgun sequence genomic window:
- the LOC128252590 gene encoding tyrosine-protein kinase Fer isoform X1, whose protein sequence is MGFSSALQSRAAHEALIVRQDAELRLMETMKRSIQMKAKCDKEYAIGLTAVAQQGLKIDRADEMQGSLITKSWRSYLDELDQQAKQFKFNAEQLEVVCDKLTHLSQDKRKARKAYQEEHAKIAARLNHLTDEVVRKKTEYQKHLEGYKALRTRFEEHYIKAPSRSGRKLDDVRDKYQKACRKLHLTHNEYVLSITEAIEVEKDFRTVLLPGLLEHQQSVQESFILLWRNILQEAAQYGDLTADKYREIQKRIDTVIGGINPSEEYGEFTEKHKTSPTTPHLFQFDETLIEDIPGKLQSSTLTVDNLTVDWLRNRLQELEGAVKECQEKQLKMIEHVNGGSPVANGSIISNGSNTSNGIQSNKDSLCRQSKDLNALRCQEKQKQKLVDMIKCALNEVGCEELPSGCDDHLTLEQNFIENGYNNEQQRSNSTSSPGLGIMNELMRRGGVLTLLRGRGRHIKRKSTPQPATPMTRLRQGRFNKLQPRSQSLGSLSVIGNGLGLGNGQSPAARYEPITTNHRSASVHYLGEQIPLSSVSPPELPRLRRTQCSMLCLGEDLALPVLASPAPLTQLTAAVLTNTNNNHIYADLELDRKTEASPSPEGHEEKEKQEEQEEHIQIEINQAGPQNSIDAHLDRIDELNRVLDDRLKRSLQPSDDLNAIESAEEEVHKQTRKQTQDADSQTKRSSSSSSECRSTKDHRSKKRSLSFTQKSISSIFSNLKEFSKSPLVRMAKNQSLNEETQTNSDCPTNSSSSSSNNNNNNNSNSNSNSNSNHSASSQSTIITSTITTTITTTTSSTTPSKETSRLKFKVPKIQKKSKAIRNTFRSKLLNFQLKRSSKPCKQCTKRRRIHPSKSVFDFAREFEVDQSQPAGSDEQFCNCPPVAPKTVKPSVQISGHKDLAFESTSGELEEHQDHDDDDEDSDDVLSMKDHCYCVPSLAASISLSTNRPLYEEEWFHGVLPREEVVRLLNNDGDFLVRETIRNEESQIVLSVCWNGHKHFIVQTTGEGNFRFEGPPFASIQELIMHQYHSELPVTVKSGAILRRPVCRERWELSNDDVVLLERIGRGNFGDVYKAKLKSTKLDVAVKTCRMTLPDEQKRKFLQEGRILKQYDHPNIVKLIGICVQKQPIMIVMELVLGGSLLTYLRKNSNGLSNRQQMGMCRDAAAGMRYLESKNCIHRDLAARNCLVDLEHSVKISDFGMSREEEEYIVSDGMKQIPVKWTAPEALNFGKYTSLCDVWSYGILMWEIFSKGDTPYSGMSNSRARERIDTGYRMPTPENTPAEMYRLMLKCWAADAESRPHFDEIYNVVDALILRLDNSH, encoded by the exons CTTACCGACGAGGTGGTGCGCAAGAAAACCGAATACCAAAAACATTTGGAAGGCTACAAAGCGCTGCGCACGCGTTTCGAGGAGCACTACATTAAAG CCCCCAGTCGCAGTGGCCGCAAGCTGGACGATGTGCGCGACAAGTACCAGAAGGCATGCCGCAAGCTGCATCTCACACACAACGAGTACGTGCTGTCCATCACGGAGGCCATCGAGGTGGAGAAGGACTTTCGCACGGTGCTGCTCCCTGGATTGCTGGAGCATCAACAGTCCGTCCAGGAGAGCTTCATCCTGCTGTGGCGCAACATCCTGCAGGAGGCGGCGCAGTATGGCGATCTCACGGCCGACAAGTACAGGGAGATACAGAAACGCATCGACACTGTGATAGGCGGCATCAATCCGTCCGAGGAGTATGGCGAATTCACCGAAAAACACAA AACATCCCCCACAACCCCGCATCTTTTCCAATTCGATGAGACGCTCATCGAGGACATACCCGGCAAACTACAGTCAAGCACCCTGACGGTGGACAACCTCACGGTGGACTGGCTGAGAAATCGCCTCCAGGAACTGGAAGGCGCGGTCAAGGAGTGCCAGGAGAAGCAGCTAAAGATGATCGAGCACGTGAATGGTGGCTCCCCGGTGGCCAATGGCAGCATCATATCCAACGGCAGCAACACCTCCAACGGCATTCAGTCCAACAAGGATAGCCTATG TCGGCAGTCGAAGGACCTGAACGCATTGCGTTGCCAAGAGAAGCAAAAGCAGAAGCTGGTGGACATGATCAAGTGCGCTCTGAACGAGGTGGGATGCGAGGAGCTGCCCTCCGGATGCGACGACCACTTGACCCTTGAGCAGAACTTCATCGAGAACGGCTACAACAATGAGCAGCAG AGGTCCAACTCCACGAGTTCACCAGGTCTGGGCATTATGAACGAGCTGATGCGACGCGGCGGGGTTTTGACCCTTTTGCGTGGCCGGGGACGTCATATCAAGCGAAAGAGTACCCCACAGCCGGCAACACCTATGACAAGGTTACGTCAAGGACGCTTCAACAAGCTGCAGCCACGATCCCAAAGCCTGGGATCCTTGTCGGTAATTGGGAACGGGCTGGGGCTGGGGAATGGGCAAAGCCCTGCTGCACGTTATGAGCCCATCACTACTAACCATCGTTCGGCCAGTGTTCACTATTTGGGCGAGCAGATCCCGCTGAGTTCTGTTAGCCCGCCTGAATTGCCACGTTTGCGACGCACCCAGTGTTCCATGTTGTGTTTGGGTGAGGATTTGGCCCTACCTGTGCTTGCCTCGCCCGCTCCACTCACCCAGCTAACCGCTGCTGTCCTTACTAACACCAATAACAATCATATCTATGCGGACTTGGAACTGGACAGGAAAACAGAAGCCTCACCAAGTCCAGAAGGCCATGAAGAGAAGGAGAaacaggaggagcaggaggagcacatacaaattgaaataaacCAGGCCGGACCGCAAAACTCCATAGATGCTCATCTGGACAGGATTGATGAACTGAATCGAGTTCTAGATGATCGCCTGAAGCGCAGTCTGCAGCCCAGTGATGATCTGAATGCCATCGAAAGTGCCGAAGAGGAGGTGCACAAACAAACCAGAAAGCAAACACAAGATGCGGATAGCCAAACCAAGCGCAGTTCCAGCTCCAGTTCGGAGTGTCGATCCACCAAGGATCATCGTTCCAAAAAGAGATCGCTTTCGTTTACCCAGAAATCCATAAGCAGCATCTTTAGCAACCTCAAGGAGTTCTCCAAAAGTCCACTCGTGCGAATGGCCAAGAATCAATCGCTCAATGAGGAGACCCAAACGAACAGTGATTGCCCCACAAACAGTAGCAGTTCCAGCagtaacaacaataacaataataatagtaatagcaatagcaatagcaatagcaatcACAGTGCCTCCTCGCAGTCGACGATTATAACGAGCACGATTACAACGACCATAACGACCACGACGAGTTCGACGACGCCGTCCAAGGAAACCTCAAGACTGAAATTCAAGGTGCCCAAGATCCAGAAGAAATCGAAGGCCATACGAAACACATTCCGCTCCAAGCTGCTCAATTTCCAGCTGAAACGTTCGTCCAAGCCGTGCAAACAGTGCACCAAAAGGCGGCGCATCCATCCCAGCAAGAGTGTCTTTGATTTTGCCCGCGAATTCGAGGTGGATCAATCACAACCAGCTGGATCGGATGAGCAATTCTGCAATTGCCCTCCGGTGGCCCCGAAAACCGTAAAGCCATCCGTCCAAATATCCGGCCACAAGGATCTGGCCTTCGAGTCCACTTCCggggagctggaggagcaccAGGACcacgacgatgacgacgaggaCAGTGACGATGTGCTCAGCATGAAGGATCACTGCTACTGTGTGCCCAGCCTGGCGGCCAGT ATATCGCTCTCCACGAATCGTCCGCTTTACGAGGAGGAATGGTTCCATGGCGTTTTGCCGCGTGAAGAGGTGGTGCGACTGCTGAACAACGACGGTGACTTCCTGGTCCGAGAAACGATTCGAAACGAGGAGAGCCAGATCGTGCTGAGTGTCTGCTGGAATGGCCACAAGCACTTCATTGTCCAGACCACCGGCGAGGGTAACTTCCGGTTCGAGGGACCTCCGTTTGCCAGCATCCAGGAACTGATAATGCACCAATATCACTCCGAGCTGCCGGTGACCGTCAAATCCGGAGCCATACTCCGGCGACCTGTTTGCCGCGAACGCTGGGAGCTGAGCAACGACGATGTGGTGCTCCTGGAGCGGATTGGCAGG GGAAACTTTGGAGACGTTTACAAGGCCAAACTGAAGTCCACCAAACTGGATGTGGCCGTGAAGACCTGCCGCATGACCCTGCCCGACGAACAGAAGCGTAAATTCCTGCAGGAAGGTCGCATTCTTAAGCAATACGATCATCCCAATATCGTCAAACTAATAGGCATTTGTGTGCAGAAGCAGCCCATAATGATTGTCATGGAATTGGTGCTGG gaGGCTCCCTGCTCACGTATTTGCGAAAGAACTCCAATGGTCTCTCCAATCGCCAACAAATGGGAATGTGCAGGGATGCGGCGGCAG GCATGCGATATCTGGAATCGAAGAACTGCATTCATCGCGATCTGGCGGCTCGTAATTGTCTCGTTGACCTGGAGCACAGTGTAAAGATTTCCGACTTTGGAATGTCACGCGAGGAGGAAGAGTATATAG tttccGATGGCATGAAGCAAATCCCTGTGAAGTGGACAGCTCCCGAGGCCCTCAATTTCGGAAAGTATACCTCACTGTGCGATGTGTGGTCCTATGGCATTCTGATGTGGGAGATCTTCTCCAAGGGCGACACACCCTATTCGGGCATGAGCAATTCAAGGGCCAGAGAGCGGATCGATACGg GATATCGCATGCCAACGCCAGAGAACACGCCAGCGGAAATGTATCGACTGATGCTCAAGTGCTGGGCCGCCGATGCCGAGTCCCGGCCGCATTTCGATGAGATCTACAATGTGGTCGACGCCCTCATCCTGCGCCTGGACAACAGCCACTGA
- the LOC128252590 gene encoding tyrosine-protein kinase Fer isoform X5, which yields MSSTASGQSSNYAGAESGGIFETIVFSGRPIPPARKKRPKSKVFISLSTNRPLYEEEWFHGVLPREEVVRLLNNDGDFLVRETIRNEESQIVLSVCWNGHKHFIVQTTGEGNFRFEGPPFASIQELIMHQYHSELPVTVKSGAILRRPVCRERWELSNDDVVLLERIGRGNFGDVYKAKLKSTKLDVAVKTCRMTLPDEQKRKFLQEGRILKQYDHPNIVKLIGICVQKQPIMIVMELVLGGSLLTYLRKNSNGLSNRQQMGMCRDAAAGMRYLESKNCIHRDLAARNCLVDLEHSVKISDFGMSREEEEYIVSDGMKQIPVKWTAPEALNFGKYTSLCDVWSYGILMWEIFSKGDTPYSGMSNSRARERIDTGYRMPTPENTPAEMYRLMLKCWAADAESRPHFDEIYNVVDALILRLDNSH from the exons ATGAGCAGCACTGCTTCCGGACAGAGCAGCAACTACGCCGGAGCTGAGAGTGGGGGAATTTTCGAGACAATTGTTTTTAGCGGTCGCCCCATTCCGCCGGCCCGAAAAAAGCGGCCAAAATCCAAAGTGTTT ATATCGCTCTCCACGAATCGTCCGCTTTACGAGGAGGAATGGTTCCATGGCGTTTTGCCGCGTGAAGAGGTGGTGCGACTGCTGAACAACGACGGTGACTTCCTGGTCCGAGAAACGATTCGAAACGAGGAGAGCCAGATCGTGCTGAGTGTCTGCTGGAATGGCCACAAGCACTTCATTGTCCAGACCACCGGCGAGGGTAACTTCCGGTTCGAGGGACCTCCGTTTGCCAGCATCCAGGAACTGATAATGCACCAATATCACTCCGAGCTGCCGGTGACCGTCAAATCCGGAGCCATACTCCGGCGACCTGTTTGCCGCGAACGCTGGGAGCTGAGCAACGACGATGTGGTGCTCCTGGAGCGGATTGGCAGG GGAAACTTTGGAGACGTTTACAAGGCCAAACTGAAGTCCACCAAACTGGATGTGGCCGTGAAGACCTGCCGCATGACCCTGCCCGACGAACAGAAGCGTAAATTCCTGCAGGAAGGTCGCATTCTTAAGCAATACGATCATCCCAATATCGTCAAACTAATAGGCATTTGTGTGCAGAAGCAGCCCATAATGATTGTCATGGAATTGGTGCTGG gaGGCTCCCTGCTCACGTATTTGCGAAAGAACTCCAATGGTCTCTCCAATCGCCAACAAATGGGAATGTGCAGGGATGCGGCGGCAG GCATGCGATATCTGGAATCGAAGAACTGCATTCATCGCGATCTGGCGGCTCGTAATTGTCTCGTTGACCTGGAGCACAGTGTAAAGATTTCCGACTTTGGAATGTCACGCGAGGAGGAAGAGTATATAG tttccGATGGCATGAAGCAAATCCCTGTGAAGTGGACAGCTCCCGAGGCCCTCAATTTCGGAAAGTATACCTCACTGTGCGATGTGTGGTCCTATGGCATTCTGATGTGGGAGATCTTCTCCAAGGGCGACACACCCTATTCGGGCATGAGCAATTCAAGGGCCAGAGAGCGGATCGATACGg GATATCGCATGCCAACGCCAGAGAACACGCCAGCGGAAATGTATCGACTGATGCTCAAGTGCTGGGCCGCCGATGCCGAGTCCCGGCCGCATTTCGATGAGATCTACAATGTGGTCGACGCCCTCATCCTGCGCCTGGACAACAGCCACTGA
- the LOC128252592 gene encoding L-threonine ammonia-lyase, whose amino-acid sequence MSSAVKTETLKEANGAATKATNGKLEVPIRPRHVLGGVEEIIDPFCNPEQPQRISFHDVTSAAFLIRGGVERTPCPKATSSDLYGMELYLKKDFLQYTGSFKERGARYALLSLTEEQKRTGVISASLGNHAQALCYHGWKLGIPVTVVMPKAAPIMKIQKCRNYKARVIVDGNDMGEAKSLAMRMSREEGLLYVNGYDHPHIMAGQGTIGLEILEQVPEPDAVVVPVGGGGLIAGIASAVKALSPKTKIIGVESEKCASFTRAMENNGPIHTPIKNTLADGLAVPKVGYNAYATAMPLIDRMVVVKEEWIAVAILRLVEEEKCVVEGAGGAGLAAILAGHLDELKGKKVVVLLCGGNIDTTVFGRCLERGLAAVGRLVKFNVEVSDRPGGINDLCALLVRVGVSIKDIMHERAWLKDIYTVEVKVVCETVDWSHSLELKNELKKFYSKVQFSDVPLALTNDSDS is encoded by the exons ATGTCGTCGGCAGTGAAGACGGAAACGCTCAAGGAAGCAAATGGAGCGGCTACAAAAGCCACAAATGGAAAATTGGAGGTGCCAATAAGACCCAGGCATGTCTTGGGCGGAGTTGAGGAGATCATCGATCCCTTCTGCAATCCGGAGCAACCGCAACGCATTTCCTTCCACGATGTCACATCGGCTGCATTTCTCATCCGCGGCGGAGTCGAACGCACTCCCTGTCCG AAAGCCACATCATCCGATCTATATGGCATGGAGCTGTATTTGAAAAAGGATTTCCTGCAATACACAGGCAG CTTCAAGGAGCGTGGCGCCCGCTATGCGTTGTTATCATTAACTGAGGAGCAAAAGCGAACGGGAGTGATCAGTGCCTCCTTGGGCAATCATGCCCAGGCATTGTGCTATCATGGCTGGAAACTCGGCATTCCAGTGACTGTGGTGATGCCCAAGGCGGCGCCCATCATGAAGATCCAGAAGTGCCGCAACTACAAGGCCCGCGTCATCGTGGATGGCAACGACATGGGCGAGGCCAAGTCCCTGGCCATGCGGATGTCCCGCGAGGAGGGACTACTGTACGTGAATGGCTACGATCATCCGCACATCATGGCCGGCCAGGGAACCATTGGCCTGGAGATACTCGAGCAGGTGCCAGAACCGGATGCAGTGGTGGTTCCGGTGGGCGGAGGTGGACTGATTGCGGGAATCGCCTCGGCTGTGAAGGCACTTTCCCCCAAAACTAAGATCATT GGTGTTGAGTCGGAGAAATGCGCCAGCTTCACCCGGGCCATGGAAAACAACGGACCCATTCACACGCCCATCAAGAACACGCTGGCCGATGGTCTGGCAGTGCCCAAAGTTGGCTATAACGCCTATGCCACGGCCATGCCCCTGATCGATCGCATGGTGGTGGTCAAGGAGGAGTGGATCGCAGTGGCCATCCTCCGGCtggtggaggaggagaagTGCGTCGTCGAGGGAGCGGGTGGAGCAGGCTTAGCGGCCATTTTGGCCGGCCATCTTGATGAGCTCAAGGGAAAGAA GGTTGTGGTTCTTCTCTGTGGAGGCAATATAGACACCACCGTTTTTGGACGTTGCTTGGAACGAGGTTTGGCCGCCGTGGGTCGTCTGGTCAAGTTCAATGTGGAGGTCAGCGATCGTCCCGGTGGAATCAACGATCTGTGCGCCCTGCTAGTTCGCGTGGGAGTCTCGATCAAGGATATTATGCACGAGAGGGCCTGGCTGAAGGATATCTATACCGTCGAAGTCAAGGTCGTTTGCGAAACAGTGGACTGGAGCCACAGTCTGGAGCTGAAAAACGAACTCAAGAAATTCTACTCCAAAGTTCAGTTCTCCGATGTCCCTCTAGCCCTCACAAATGATTCCGATTCGTAG